Proteins encoded within one genomic window of Camelina sativa cultivar DH55 chromosome 19, Cs, whole genome shotgun sequence:
- the LOC104767026 gene encoding probable serine/threonine-protein kinase NAK isoform X1, which produces MGLCWSSSSDSSPPTTTPTSTGNISSVGALKSSNNTTTTGTSRGSNISSNSGFSVTSGEDVYPEGQILPIPNLRIFSLAELRAATRNFKSENVLGEGGFGKVFKGWLEDKTPGKQSNGTVIAVKKLNAESFQGFEEWQCEVNFLGRVSHPNLVKLLGYCLEGEELLLVYEFMQKGSLENHLFRRGSSVQPLSWEIRLKIAIGAAKGLAFLHASEKQVIYRDFKASNILLDGSYNAKISDFGLAKLGPSASQSHITTRVMGTQGYAAPEYVATGHLYVKSDVYGFGVVLAEILTSLHALDPTRPTGQHNLTEWIKPHLSERRKLRSIMDPRLEGRYPFKSAFRVAQLALKCLGPEPKDRPSMKEVVESLELIEAANEKPLERRTTTRASSPSVRQQQGHYRPQHLSSFRPRHTMARAR; this is translated from the exons aTGGGACTTTGCTGGAGCTCTTCATCTGATTCTTCTCCTCCTACAACAACACCTACCTCTACTGGTAACATCAGTTCAG TAGGAGCTTTAAAGTCATCAAACAACACGACGACTACAGGAACATCAAGGGGAAGTAACATCTCTAGCAATAGCGGGTTCTCTGTGACAAGTGGTGAAGATGTTTATCCCGAAGGACAGATACTTCCCATTCCGAATTTGAGGATATTCAGCTTAGCAGAACTTAGAGCTGCAACTAGGAATTTCAAGTCTGAGAATGTTCTTGGAGAAGGAGGATTTGGGAAAGTCTTTAAAGGCTGGCTTGAAGATAAGACGCCTGGGAAACAAAGCAATGGAACCGTGATTGCTGTTAAGAAACTAAATGCTGAAAGCTTCCAAGGATTCGAGGAATGGCAA TGTGAGGTAAATTTTCTTGGGAGGGTCTCTCATCCGAACCTAGTGAAACTATTGGGATACTGCTTGGAAGGTGAAGAGTTGCTTCTTGTGTATGAGTTTATGCAGAAAGGGAGTTTAGAGAATCATCTCTTCCGAA GGGGTTCTTCCGTGCAGCCGCTCTCATGGGAGATAAGGCTTAAGATCGCAATAGGAGCAGCTAAAGGATTAGCGTTCCTACACGCTTCAGAGAAGCAAGTAATTTATAGAGACTTCAAAGCTTCAAACATCCTACTTGATGGG TCATATAACGCAAAGATATCAGATTTTGGATTGGCGAAATTAGGTCCTTCTGCGAGTCAATCTCACATCACAACACGGGTTATGGGTACACAAGGTTATGCAGCTCCAGAGTATGTTGCTACAG GTCACTTGTATGTAAAGAGCGATGTTTACGGGTTTGGCGTTGTCTTGGCTGAGATCTTAACTAGTTTACATGCACTTGATCCTACTCGTCCTACCGGGCAACACAATCTAACCGAATGGATCAAACCTCATCTATccgaaagaagaaaactaagaaGCATAATGGACCCTCGTCTAGAAGGAAGGTACCCTTTCAAATCCGCTTTCCGAGTCGCTCAACTGGCTTTAAAATGCCTTGGACCCGAACCTAAGGACCGCCCGTCCATGAAAGAAGTTGTGGAATCGCTTGAACTCATAGAAGCTGCTAATGAGAAACCGTTGGAGCGAAGGACTACCACTAGAGCTTCTTCCCCATCCGTCCGTCAACAACAAGGCCATTATCGCCCACAACATCTCTCTTCATTTCGTCCTAGGCATACCATGGCTCGAGCTCGCTAG
- the LOC104767026 gene encoding probable serine/threonine-protein kinase NAK isoform X2, with the protein MGLCWSSSSDSSPPTTTPTSTGNISSGALKSSNNTTTTGTSRGSNISSNSGFSVTSGEDVYPEGQILPIPNLRIFSLAELRAATRNFKSENVLGEGGFGKVFKGWLEDKTPGKQSNGTVIAVKKLNAESFQGFEEWQCEVNFLGRVSHPNLVKLLGYCLEGEELLLVYEFMQKGSLENHLFRRGSSVQPLSWEIRLKIAIGAAKGLAFLHASEKQVIYRDFKASNILLDGSYNAKISDFGLAKLGPSASQSHITTRVMGTQGYAAPEYVATGHLYVKSDVYGFGVVLAEILTSLHALDPTRPTGQHNLTEWIKPHLSERRKLRSIMDPRLEGRYPFKSAFRVAQLALKCLGPEPKDRPSMKEVVESLELIEAANEKPLERRTTTRASSPSVRQQQGHYRPQHLSSFRPRHTMARAR; encoded by the exons aTGGGACTTTGCTGGAGCTCTTCATCTGATTCTTCTCCTCCTACAACAACACCTACCTCTACTGGTAACATCAGTTCAG GAGCTTTAAAGTCATCAAACAACACGACGACTACAGGAACATCAAGGGGAAGTAACATCTCTAGCAATAGCGGGTTCTCTGTGACAAGTGGTGAAGATGTTTATCCCGAAGGACAGATACTTCCCATTCCGAATTTGAGGATATTCAGCTTAGCAGAACTTAGAGCTGCAACTAGGAATTTCAAGTCTGAGAATGTTCTTGGAGAAGGAGGATTTGGGAAAGTCTTTAAAGGCTGGCTTGAAGATAAGACGCCTGGGAAACAAAGCAATGGAACCGTGATTGCTGTTAAGAAACTAAATGCTGAAAGCTTCCAAGGATTCGAGGAATGGCAA TGTGAGGTAAATTTTCTTGGGAGGGTCTCTCATCCGAACCTAGTGAAACTATTGGGATACTGCTTGGAAGGTGAAGAGTTGCTTCTTGTGTATGAGTTTATGCAGAAAGGGAGTTTAGAGAATCATCTCTTCCGAA GGGGTTCTTCCGTGCAGCCGCTCTCATGGGAGATAAGGCTTAAGATCGCAATAGGAGCAGCTAAAGGATTAGCGTTCCTACACGCTTCAGAGAAGCAAGTAATTTATAGAGACTTCAAAGCTTCAAACATCCTACTTGATGGG TCATATAACGCAAAGATATCAGATTTTGGATTGGCGAAATTAGGTCCTTCTGCGAGTCAATCTCACATCACAACACGGGTTATGGGTACACAAGGTTATGCAGCTCCAGAGTATGTTGCTACAG GTCACTTGTATGTAAAGAGCGATGTTTACGGGTTTGGCGTTGTCTTGGCTGAGATCTTAACTAGTTTACATGCACTTGATCCTACTCGTCCTACCGGGCAACACAATCTAACCGAATGGATCAAACCTCATCTATccgaaagaagaaaactaagaaGCATAATGGACCCTCGTCTAGAAGGAAGGTACCCTTTCAAATCCGCTTTCCGAGTCGCTCAACTGGCTTTAAAATGCCTTGGACCCGAACCTAAGGACCGCCCGTCCATGAAAGAAGTTGTGGAATCGCTTGAACTCATAGAAGCTGCTAATGAGAAACCGTTGGAGCGAAGGACTACCACTAGAGCTTCTTCCCCATCCGTCCGTCAACAACAAGGCCATTATCGCCCACAACATCTCTCTTCATTTCGTCCTAGGCATACCATGGCTCGAGCTCGCTAG
- the LOC104768137 gene encoding ran guanine nucleotide release factor-like, translating to FVSTNVGTLFGGAISTVFPRRFENVSNIRQVPDHQEVFVDPSRDESLIFELLDFKNEVGDIGSASWFLNDLAREQDAEGFQLIEQSEVIEAPGLSYRNIPAVATTAIGEMAISKGRQGREAQNLVRVYVANLRLKGVDTDVLVTAYEPILMSHKR from the exons tttgtatctacTAATGTTGGAACATTGTTTGGTGGCGCTATCTCCACCGTCTTCCCTCGGAGATTTGAG AATGTGAGTAATATCCGACAAGTTCCAGATCATcag GAAGTGTTTGTCGATCCTTCAAGAGATGAGAGCTTGATATTTGAGTTGTTGGATTTCAAGAATGAGGTTGGTGATATTGGCAGTGCTTCTTGGTTCCTTAATGATCTTGCGCGTGAGCAAGATGCTGAAGGATTTCAG TTGATTGAACAATCAGAGGTCATTGAGGCGCCTGGACTGTCGTACAGAAACATCCCTGCTGTTGCAACAACTGCTATTGGAGAGATG GCTATATCCAAAGGAAGACAGGGAAGAGAAGCACAAAACCTAGTGAGG GTATATGTGGCAAATCTGCGTCTTAAGGGAGTTGATACAGATGTCTTAGTGACTGCCTATGAACCTATACTGATGTCCCACAAACGTTAA